Below is a window of Conger conger chromosome 16, fConCon1.1, whole genome shotgun sequence DNA.
TACACATCAACACCCAACCTGTCATACAGACACGCAggtacacatcaacacacaacctgtcatacagacacacaggtacacatcaacacacaacctgtcatacagacacgcaggtacacatcaacacacaacctgtcatacagacacacaggtacacatcaacacacaacctgtcatacagacacacaggtacacatcaacacacaaccTGTCATACAGACACGCAGGTACACATCAACACCCAACCTGTTATACAGACACGCAGGTACACATCAACACGCAACCTGTCATACAGACACGCGggtacacatcaacacacaacctgtcatacagtcacacaggtacacatcaacacacaaccTGTCATACAGTCACGCAggtacacatcaacacacaacctgtcatacagacacacaggtacacatcaacacacaacctgtcatacagacacacaggtacacatcaacacacaacctgtcatacagacacgcaggtacacatcaacacacaacctgtcatacagacacacaggtacacatcaacacacaacctgtcatacagacacacaggtacacatcaacacacaacctgtcatacagacacgcaggtacacatcaacacacaacctgtcatacagacacacaggtacacatcaaTACACAACctgtcatacagacacacaggtacacatcaaTACACAACctgtcatacagacacacaggtacacgtGAGCATGCTACCTGTCATACAGACACGCAGGTACACATCAACACCCAACCTGTCATACAGACACGCAggtacacatcaacacacaaccTGTCATACAGACACGCAGGTACACATCAACACGCAACctgtcatacagacacacaggtacacgtGAGCATGCTACCTGTCATATAgatacacaggtacacatcaaCACGCAACctgtcatacagacacacaggtacacatcaacacacaacctgtcatacagacacgcaggtacacatcaacacacaaccTGTCATACAGACACGCAGGTACACATCAACACGCAACctgtcatacagacacacaggtacacgtGAGCATGCTACCTGTCATATAGATACACAGGTACCCATCAATCAGTTTAGCCTCAGACTGGGGCTGAATCCTGCCAGTTTAGCCTCAGACTGGGGCTGAATCCTGCCAGTTTAGCCTGGGAGTGGGGCAGATTGCCGCTGGCCAGATTGCCACTGGCCTTACGCTGAAttcctgtgtaaggtgtgtgtgtgtgtgtgtgtgtgtgtgtatatatatttgtgtgtgtgcgagggtcATAAAGAGAGGTAATAAATCTCACGGCATCTGTTTTTTGCCAGATGTGTAcacctgggggggggtggggggtagttTCCTACACAtcctgcactcactcacactcacacacacacacgcactcagacacagacacacacactcactcagacacacgcactcagacacacagactcacacacactctgaatgaAAGTGtaccacatgcacgcacactctgCATGAAAgtttcctacacacacactcagacacacatgcacactctgaaTGAAAGTGTaccactcacaaacacacacacacacacacgcacacacacacacatacactgcatgAGTGtaccactcacacatacacaggcatacacacacacacacacgcgcacactgtCTGAACAGTGTGCTGTACTCACATAACATACACACGCTAAAGAGACACACTTCGCTACAGTCAGAAGAATCAACATACTGTCAAGGCACTCCAGTCCAAGAAACAAGGTAGGTGTGATATCTGAACTCctgtgcatgcgtgcacacacacacacatacacacacacacacacacgcacattttttcactgtgtgttttacatttctgaTTGTAAGGTTATTTAATGATTACAAAACCATACACCTGTCATAAAAAATTTTTATTCTCACACACTTGTaagtaaataacaaataaacaatttatttatCTTGAACCGGCAAACTAAAATCCACtctcatttcacatttatttttgaaacacAGCAATACTGCCTGACAGTGGTGTGGGAGACATCTCCACCCAGAATTAACACAAAGTTGTAGGGCAGGCGAAAGGCACAGAATCCCATCGTTATAAAACATTTCTGAGAAATAGCACCACCTACTGGCCACCAGCAATCAGAACCGCTCTTCGCTGCTTCCTTTTATCCTCACAGATTATTCTGACATGGAATAGTCCCAGTAAATGATGCTGACCAGTTGACATATTCACAACGCTAAAACAACTGATGAATGTTTATTCCCTTGGTCAGAAAACAAGACAATGTGAAACGAAAATGTACGCTCGGAAACAAAAGAATGGTGATGTCAGAATAACAAGGTAAAAGAGGAGGTCATTTTTTACAAAGCGGGCTGATGCAATAACTTACGCACTATGGATGCACATAGgtttatataaatgaaaaagGATGACATCCATTTCTGTGATTTATATATTAACATTCACtttggagaaaaatggaaaacgTGGCTCTCAAGGACGTAAAGCCGAGCGCGGGCGTGTAATTATGACAAACGGCTGAACTGTGGAGACACATGACTGGATATTCTGCACAGCTTCCACTGTGGAAATCACCTCCAGGGCTAAATTACCCTTTTTACCatatctcccctctctctctctctccctctctctctctcccaaaaTTGCTTGGCTTCAGACACTGTGCAGAGCTCGCCCGTAGACGGTGGCTGGCTGATAAGCTCTGGCTAATTGGCTGTACCGCTCTCCTGCAGCAGTGTGCAGATCGCTGCATGTACACGCATGTCACCGTTCCTCCTCGGTCCGTTTTTAGGTGGGTGAAGTTACTCGCAGCGGTGATGTTGAAAAGGCACTCAAGGAGTCAAGgttgttcaaaataaaaatcttaaaaaaaaaatctttagtttaaaataaaacagattaatctggggaatctgtgtgctccgtgcaagaagcttcaggagaccagagaattccaacGTAACAGTAGATGTCCTCGCCTTTATgcaatatagctaaccaatcatctATCTGACAAatatcacattgtctctcttaacccaccttaatattttctgttaccCTATGAcagctcggggggggggggggggggggcactcagacacagacacacacacagacacacacacacacactcagacacagacacagacacacgctgaATGAAAgtcgaccacacacacacactcacacatacacactctgaaTGAAAgtttcctacacacacactcagacacacacacgcgcacacactctgaATGAAAGTGTACCACTATGACAGCTCAGCTGTCTTAACCCCCCATCAGGCCACCCGCAATGAGAAACCAGCGTAATGGccttttaaacacctgattaaatgAGCTTCTTGTACTCTGTGCACTTTAGTTACTCTAGTTTAGTTTGGTGTACGTTCGTACACAAAGAGCTCTCGTAATGCTCAgtatgtttgaacagacacacagttttaagaaaagcatttaaatcaaacctcatcattattctaaacattcatagtttcaataaatgcattttgatcaaacttcaacacccTGTACAGCAGCACTAGAGCAGCACTAGAACAGCACTAGAACAGCCCTGTACATCAGCTCTGTACATCAGCTGGCTGCTCAGAGCCGCATTTAATTCCAGCTCTCACTTGCTGGTTACTCAATCCTCACTGGCCCATTGCTGCTGACCCGGCGCGCGTTTGGCTCTCAGCTTGAGAACGGCTCCGACAGCCTGACGTAGTCAGTGACCCTCCCCCGCCCATCAGGGCCCCCCGGGACGCTTGCTCCGGGGAAGGGGTCCGGAACGGCGGTGTAGGCCGGGGGGGCGCAGTCCGGGGGCCCCGAGGACGGCTTCGGCGGGGGGTCCCCCATCAGAACGCCGGGGTAGACCACGTACCCGTCGCGTACGCGCCCGTGTTCCTGCGCGGCCCCGTCCTGCCCCGGGGCGCCCTGCTGCGGGGGCGCGCCCACGTACCCCCCGCCCGGCTGGCTGAGGGAGGGCGGCTCGAACAGGAAGCGGGGCGTGTCGGACGGAGAGCCGCTTGGACACAGGATGTAGGGGCCGCTGAAGCTGAAACAGCCTTGCTGAGGGGGGCACGGAGGGCCCAGTGTGGCCGATTTGGGGTCCTTTTCCCAGCAGGGTCCCGGGCTGTTTCCATTGGCCAGCTCCTGTGTGTCGCCCCCGCCGTCTGGGCTGCTGAGACAGGAAGAGGCTCTTAGCCGAGACGACTGCACCGGCCAATCAGGTGAGCGTAAAGCACACAacatccctcccccctcatcCATCACTCTCCCGTTCCCCGGGTAACACAAACTGTTTCACAATGTTACTGGCCAACCTACCCCTCACCCAGCAGCAACAATGTgggaatgttttgtgttagcttgTCTGTGTCTGATCTTTTAATGGTCTGTGACATGCTATTTTAATGGTCTGTACCTGGCTATTTTAATGGTCTGTGCGTGGCTATTATAATGGTCTGTGAGTGGCTATTATAATGGTCTGTGCCTGGCTATTTTAATGGTCTGTACCTGGCTATTTTAATGGTCTGTGCTGGGCTATGTTAATGGTCTGTGCTGGGCTATTTTAATGGTCTTTGCCTGCCTATTTTAATGTTAGTCTCTTAGCAGGATGCTCAAATCTGGGTAACATAGAGCAGCATAGCTCTTTTTTCAGCATTTACTGTACTCATTTAAATCCATTGACGACTGCGTTTACTGTTAGCATGTCAGGGTAGCGACTCTCCAAATGAAATGTACGCGATCGGAGTAAAACGCCGATGTCATACTTCCCATGTTGCTCCGTGCTCAAAGCTCATTGGTTTACGGGGATGCCTTTCATGACACGAAGCACACAAAGAGGCAGCACCGCGAGGAGTCAAAGAGTGTACCTGGGCAGACAAACTTTTTCCAGGACCTGCACCCTGCAGATGATGGTTTTCTCCGCCTCCTTCTGTAGGGACAGCGGGTCCTTCTGTTGGGACAGCGAGTCCTTCTGTAGGGACAGCGGGTCCTTCTGTCGGGACAGCCTGTTGCTATAGCTTTTCTGTTTGGAGAGTTACAACGCTCAGTTACCGTTAAGTCCAGTCCCATCGCAACGTTTCACATCACACTTATTTAGCCAGGGTGATGTACGTCAACGCTAGTGCACATAGTACATAGGCCAAATCGGCACGTAATACGGCAAGAAACTACCAAGTACCGAGATCGCTACGAGTGCAACAGTCGCAGATTAAAATACAAAGTACATACAACAAGAGGGCTAAAAGATTGAGACGGGTGATAGCACACAAGTGATAACAGACTGGAGTGAAGTTATAGCGAGTCAATGtccagtgtgaagagatgagtctccAGACTGCAGAGGACAATGGGCAGTGACGTCACACGTACAGTTCTCAGCACTTGTGTTCTAACGCATCCGGTGTCCATAAGAACACCACAggaatgacatttaaaaaaaaaaattttgttgttgtttttgaagAAGAGCAGAGCATCCttgctggaaaaaaataaaaactgctcaagctgtgttttgaaacagctggaagctggtatTTAAGGCTGGTTATCGCTGGGCTTCACAGCGGGGATGCACGTTTATCTGCCGATTGTGTCTGTTGTTTGTCAGACCTGAGCAGGggacacacacgtgtgtgagaTTTCCCTCGCGCgctgaatgacagaaagaacCGGCTGCTGAAGAATTAAAACGAATGAAAATTATATGGGGATCTGGGTGGACTGAAGGATGGACTGACAAAAAAGAGAAgtgtaagagggagagagggagggagggagagtggcgGCGCTGTTGATGGGCCGATAGGTGGGGGGAAAAGAGAGAAGGAACCAGAAGAGAGGGTACAGGGAGGAACACAGGATGGAGGGAGGGCAAAGATAATATAAAAGAGGAGATTAATATTTCACCTTCATAATTTCTTCCAGCACTTTGCTTCTAATGGGACTTGGAACGGACACCTTCCACAGGACTAATCTCCTGCGACAGGCTGGCAGGGTGAAGCAGAGGATGATGAAGATTATGGCCACCAGCACAGCGATGCAGATGTACACAAACGTGGAGATGGACCAGGGAGCtttgggcacacacacacacacacacacacacacacacacacacaaatacatattattaGTAGCAGTACGAAGATTTTTATATTTCTCACTAATTAAAAGTACTTTCTTACAAACTCAACTAAAGTTGAATGAACTTCAAGTTTCCAGTCTAAAGTTTTTATTCAgatgtgtttaaaaaatgtaacagtAACTGAAGCCCCTACAAAACCATTTGGGGAATAATCCATGCTATTATTCACTTGTAAATGTGACAGCGATGAAAACAGATAAGGCTCCAGGATTTACACTTATAATCTCATGCCCAGCGACTCTCACACTAGTCTGCTGATTCAGTGTGAACTGTGGGTAAAggccgtgtgtctgtgtgtgtgtgtgtgtgtgtgtgtgtgtttttgtgtttttcagtgtgtgtgtgtgtgtgtgggtgtgtgtatttgtgtgcaggtgtgtgtgtttgggtttgtgtgtgggtgtgtgtgtgtgtgtgtgtgcgggtgtgtgtatttgtgtgagtgtgtgtgtgtgtttgtgtgcgtgtgtgtgtgtgggtgtgtgtgtttgtttgtctgtgtgtgtctgtgtatatgtgtgtgtgtgtttgtttgtgtgtgtgtgtgggtagttatgtgtgtgtgtgtgtgtgtgtctgtctgtttgtgtgtgtgtgtgtgtgtgtggttgtctgtgtgtgtgtgtgtgtctgtctgtgtgtgtggttgtgtgtgtgtgtgtgtgtgtgtgtgtgtgtgtaggtgtgtgtgtggggcagggtgagtTACCTGGGTGAGAGGTCCATTCCATCCTCTCTGACCACTCAGAAGGGGGTCCCATGAAAGAGTCCTCGCCCTCCTTTGGGACAATCAGGGCCCTAACCTGCGCGGCATAATGTGTGGAGGGGACCAGGGAGCCCTCCGTGATGAAGTAGGACCGGACACCCTCTGCACAGTCGACATACTCCACACTCTCCTGTGCAGCGGTCAGACCAGGAATAATGAGTTCAGTCAGGACCACCCCATCTGGTGCCATTCATTACAACATTAAAGCGTAACTTGCTTCACAATTATCCCTGGCAGAATGGCTTAGTTCGGGGGGCTATGTCTCGacatacattacatgacattaacggcatttggcagacaatcttatccagagcgacgtacagttgattagactaagattAGACTAAgattagacaatcctcccctggagcagtgcagggttaagggccttgctcaagggcccaacggctgtgcagatcttattgtggctacactgggatcagaaccaccgaccttgcaggtccgagtcatttaccttagccactacgctacaggctgacaTACTGGTAGTATGATTTTATcgaacaaacccccccccaaacaccatGATAGATATGATAATTCGATACAAAATACATATAGATGCGTATGCAAAACGTAAGACACATTGAATACCATAAAATACATACGTAATACGTACTACATACGTAGTAATACACTCGGAAACACAAATAGTAATGAGGATGAAAAGGTTTACTTTTTCATAACTTTTCATAACTATTAACTTCAGTGAAAAGATATGACAGAAAATAAGAATCACAATCAAAGACGAAAGAGCTGGGGAGGAGCACGGCAGCAGCTTAAAAGAACCTCCTGCATTCAGAGAGTGGCGCGGTTGCTGTATGTGAAAGTATCAGCCGACGGCTGAGAGGTAGCCGGACTACTGTGACCTGCGTGAACTAACACTACGCTTAATCACAGGAACTAATTATCCCTTTATGGTGTGAGGTCACCAATGTGCCATTCGAATGTTCCTTCACCGTGCTTTTCGAGTCACtactttcaaacgcagactgaaggcTCATCTCTTCTGGCTgcaccttcccccccccccccccccccctacctcaccaccctgattagccttgtatatttatatttagttatatatagatattgttgtattgtttcGTATTAGATATTGTgttgttgtactctgggtattctagctgccaaccgtggtatgctatttcgtaagttgatgtattctttaagggttccgattgtatctatACGGTcgcgctaggactcggaaccgacTTGTCATTGTCACTGTGTTCGatctgggggcgacatggctcaggcagcaagagcagtcgtctggcagtcggagggttgccggttcgatcccccgcccgggctgtgtcgaagtgtccctgagcaagacacctaacccccaaatgctcctgacaagctggtcggtgccttgcatggtagccaattgctatcggtgtgtgagtgtgtgagtgtgtgtatatgaatgggtgaatggagaagcatcaattttacagcgctttggataaaggcgctatataaatgcctgccatttaccatttatctgcacttcgttgtacgtcgctctggataagagcgtctgccaaatgctttgtaatgtaatgtaaactacTGGTGACTTAGAAAACCCTACTCCTCAAAGGGCTGAACCAGACaccagtagggggcgctgtgggtaTATAGCAGGCCGTAATGGCAGGACAGTTGAAGAGATTCACggagacggacagacggacagacagacagacagacgggccTCACACCGGTTTCTCAGTGCTCCAGTATCGCAGCTGGTAGGAGAGGGCCCAGCGCTTGTTTTCTGTAGGGGTCCATTTCAACACCCAGTCTCTGTGCCTCTCCGTCACCTGCCCGGGGTCGGGAGGGGAGGGCTGAACTgaggggaggagtggggggTAGACAGGTCATTAGCGAGACATCGAGTAAACTGAAACTACTGAGTGCACCTGCAAAAATCATGTAAGGCAAATGCAcaatgtaaaaacaacaataaaacaacaacaaactgtAATGCTGCGATCTGGACACCAGGTGGcagcactcgcacacacttGTCACGTAGTCTTAATTCGTCAATTTCAACGAATTAAGACTACGTTGATAAATTATCCAAAAACTTTTTTGGGCAATGTCCACCATACAGTCCACAGCTCTGTTATTTAGAGATTGACTGCGAGAGACTGAGAGAAGTGCACATCTGGGCGTTAAGTGGGTCCGCGATGTTGgatccaaaaaatatttttcctttatgagattatgagactgaaacTTCTTCATGGCACTGCTCCCTTCTTCCACTCAAAAGGTGAGACCCTGCAGCatgggctgagagagagagggggagaggagagagggagaggaggatacTCACTGTTTCTGTGAGAGCGGATTTCCTTGCTGTTGTACGTGGGCAGGAGCTCCAGCTCCAGCGGCTGCTCGGGGTCCCACACTGAGAACGAGCAGCTGAACCTCAGCACTGAGTCTGcggggccccgggcccccggAGGGCCGCTCACACTGCACCgctcagcactgagagagagaggaagacacaGGGATATCACACACATCCCTGTGCTGCTGTACCCCACCTTCATGtggcacaaacactcacacacacacacacacgcacacacacacacacacactcacacactcacacactcacacactcaaacactcacacacacacaaacactcacacacacacacacacacactcacacacacacactcacacactcacacacacacacacacacactcacactcacacacccacgcacacacacactcacacacacacacacacacacactcacacactcaaacacacacactctcacacacacacacactcacacacactcacacactcaaacacacacacacactcacacactcacacactcaaacacacacacacacacacactcacacactcacacactcacacacacactcacacacacacacacactcacacacacacacactcacacatacacacactcacacacacacacactcacacactcacacactcacacacactcacacactcacacacactcacacactcacacacacactctcacacacacacacactcacacacactcacacactcaaacacacacacacactcacacactcacacacatacactctcacacacacactcacacactcacacactcacacacacactctcacacacacacacactcacacacactcacacactcaaacacacacacactcacacactcacacacacacactctcacacacacacacactcacacacactcacacactcaaacacacacacacactcacacactcacacactcaaacacacacacacacactcacacactcacacactcacacacacactcacacacacacacacactcacacatacacacactcacacacacacacactcacacacacacacacacactcacgcacacacacacacactcacacacacacacacactcacactcacacacacactcacacacacaaacactcacacacacacacacactcacacatacacacactcacacacacacacacacacacacactcacacacacactcacacacacacacacacacactcacgcacacacacacacactcacacacacacacacacactcacacacactcacacacacactcgcacaggcacaaacacgcacacgcacactcacatgcatgagcacacacacagacacacacactcacagagaggtCTGGCCCTCCCTGTGgcttgcacactcacacacaagcacacacatacacacgcacactcacactcacacacgtactcgcacacatactcacacacacacacacatacactcacactcacacacacactcacggagaGGTGTGGTTCAGGCGGTATGAGAGTCTGTAGGTCACCAGCTCAGCCAGCTCTCTCTGCACCTCCCAGCTGCAGAGCATCTCCTGTctgtcaaacacacactgcaggagagctgagcgagagggagagagggagagagaggcgaggagagtgggagagagggagggggggagagagggaggggggatagagagattagaggtgtgtgtgtgtgtgtgtttgcatgcccATTTGGCTCTACGTGCGATTACTGTGGTGCTGAGGCAGTCCAGGCCAACTCACCCATTGCATTGTGGAAATGAAATATTTGATATTCAATACAATATTCAGTATTTATATTGTTCTTCTATGCATAGCTACAGCTCAGCCTTCAATGTTATCTAGCTGTCATGTTGCTAACCAGTGAACCATGTACTAATGTCACCCAGTAAGATAAATTAGTCTGTCACCAGGACAGCAATTATCATACATTTTCCGCAAAACAATTTGAACTTAGGGGAAAAGAAAATTTAACAGAATAATGCATCTTTTTTGAGCAAATATCTCCACACATTTTGTATCAATCAAGCTGCCTCAGCAAACACAAAGCgatgaaacaaacaaataacatctCACTGCACATTAACACTCgatattgaaaaacaaaacaatacaggAAAAGTTTTTACATCAACTGTGTTGTTAAAATCGGGAAGTTCAAATTGAGCATGTGTAAAAATGAAGAATTTGCTGATTTAGAAGGCTCCCAACCCA
It encodes the following:
- the csf2rb gene encoding cytokine receptor common subunit beta — translated: MQQAVKGGAVLLEWQAPPSTPHSRPHPSLNYQVTYRPRSSQARTEVVVSERGLKIEAESLEPGCDYEARVRVRDGTGPWSEWSAAVAWKSQDALLQCVFDRQEMLCSWEVQRELAELVTYRLSYRLNHTSPAERCSVSGPPGARGPADSVLRFSCSFSVWDPEQPLELELLPTYNSKEIRSHRNIQPSPPDPGQVTERHRDWVLKWTPTENKRWALSYQLRYWSTEKPESVEYVDCAEGVRSYFITEGSLVPSTHYAAQVRALIVPKEGEDSFMGPPSEWSERMEWTSHPAPWSISTFVYICIAVLVAIIFIILCFTLPACRRRLVLWKVSVPSPIRSKVLEEIMKKSYSNRLSRQKDPLSLQKDSLSQQKDPLSLQKEAEKTIICRVQVLEKVCLPSPDGGGDTQELANGNSPGPCWEKDPKSATLGPPCPPQQGCFSFSGPYILCPSGSPSDTPRFLFEPPSLSQPGGGYVGAPPQQGAPGQDGAAQEHGRVRDGYVVYPGVLMGDPPPKPSSGPPDCAPPAYTAVPDPFPGASVPGGPDGRGRVTDYVRLSEPFSS